In Sebaldella termitidis ATCC 33386, one DNA window encodes the following:
- a CDS encoding biotin transporter BioY: MRENILINKIIKEKSESRMTELLLIISGAVFLGMTARISIMLPFTPVPITGQTFGVLMIGLVYGRKLGLKTIGSYLAAGMAGLPFFSTAGPSILFLKPTGGYLIGYVFMVLICGYLTEKGWGKSYIKTFGIMLLAETAMYLCGMIHLSFFIKANVLEMGLYPFVIGDLIKMSLVTFSVPSIWKAVDFFKK; encoded by the coding sequence GTGAGAGAAAATATTTTAATTAATAAGATAATAAAAGAAAAAAGCGAAAGCAGAATGACAGAATTATTGCTAATAATTTCAGGAGCAGTTTTTCTGGGCATGACAGCAAGAATATCAATTATGCTTCCGTTTACTCCTGTTCCAATTACAGGGCAGACATTCGGTGTCCTTATGATCGGACTGGTTTATGGAAGGAAACTGGGATTGAAAACTATAGGTTCATATCTTGCTGCCGGGATGGCAGGACTGCCTTTTTTCAGCACTGCAGGACCAAGTATTCTGTTTCTGAAACCTACAGGAGGATATCTTATAGGGTATGTTTTCATGGTTTTGATATGCGGTTACCTTACTGAAAAAGGTTGGGGGAAATCATATATTAAAACTTTCGGAATAATGCTTCTTGCAGAAACAGCTATGTATTTATGCGGTATGATTCATTTATCATTTTTTATAAAGGCGAATGTTCTTGAAATGGGGCTGTATCCGTTTGTAATAGGTGACTTAATAAAAATGTCACTGGTGACTTTTTCGGTTCCCAGCATATGGAAAGCAGTGGATTTTTTCAAAAAATAA
- a CDS encoding ribulose-phosphate 3-epimerase: MKILPSIASASQYNIEKELGRIGSRYYENLHIDIEDGNFIPNITFGLKTVRQIRENYKLPFSVHLMVSNPENYINELKNTGCCIIFIHVESCRYLSEVLNKIKSLGIRAGIALNPCSDLKNYRYLFGITDAVMFMTSEPDFRGQIFNPAVLENIEEALGEKRLELWVDGGVKEEHLEFLKKKQIDYAVMGREIFDRENPEDFLKRINYK; the protein is encoded by the coding sequence ATGAAAATTCTTCCTTCTATAGCTTCTGCCAGTCAATATAATATTGAGAAAGAATTAGGCAGAATCGGAAGCAGATATTATGAGAATTTGCACATAGACATAGAAGACGGTAATTTTATACCAAATATTACATTTGGGCTGAAAACTGTGAGACAGATAAGAGAAAATTATAAGCTGCCTTTTTCAGTGCATCTTATGGTAAGCAATCCTGAGAATTATATTAATGAACTGAAAAACACGGGCTGCTGCATAATTTTTATACATGTAGAGTCATGCAGATATTTAAGCGAGGTGCTGAATAAAATAAAATCTCTGGGAATAAGAGCAGGGATAGCATTAAATCCATGTTCTGATTTGAAAAATTACAGATATCTATTCGGAATAACAGATGCAGTAATGTTTATGACATCGGAACCGGATTTTAGAGGACAGATATTTAATCCGGCAGTTTTGGAAAATATAGAGGAAGCGCTGGGTGAGAAAAGACTGGAATTATGGGTAGACGGCGGAGTAAAAGAGGAACATCTGGAATTTTTGAAAAAAAAACAGATAGATTATGCAGTAATGGGCAGAGAGATATTTGACAGAGAAAATCCCGAGGATTTTCTGAAAAGGATAAATTATAAATAA
- a CDS encoding DUF5362 domain-containing protein, translating to MDEMLEKKGEIIIAVDEALPKQLKFIGLVQQIMGVLTIISGAIMCLTIIGAAAGVPYIIGALNIFKSGGAFGDTSRNESGESLREAIAGLAKGMKLMLIGFVIWIVLYILLMVVIMIITIVAASQGY from the coding sequence ATGGACGAAATGTTAGAGAAAAAAGGAGAGATCATAATTGCTGTAGACGAAGCATTGCCTAAACAGTTAAAGTTTATAGGACTGGTTCAGCAAATTATGGGAGTTTTAACAATAATTAGCGGTGCGATAATGTGCTTGACGATAATAGGGGCAGCAGCAGGAGTGCCTTATATAATAGGAGCTTTGAATATATTTAAATCAGGAGGAGCTTTTGGGGATACTTCAAGAAATGAAAGCGGCGAGAGTCTGAGAGAGGCAATTGCAGGTCTTGCAAAAGGAATGAAGTTAATGTTAATAGGATTTGTAATATGGATAGTATTATACATATTACTTATGGTAGTAATAATGATAATCACAATAGTTGCTGCTTCACAAGGATATTAG
- a CDS encoding AMP-binding protein yields the protein MREDNHLAFVDFDNKPHTYAELMSNIKRFSSIYDELNGENILILMENRPEWLYAFFSIWNNKGVGVAIDANSNPDEMAYVISDAVPKIIFCSDETKGNMEKALEKIDFLPDSVKIINVDNIKAEELKEKPGDFRVPSKDDTAAMLYTSGTTGNPKGVMLSFENLLSNMEGIIAREIITDRDQTLALLPFHHVLPLMVTLVVMHSGASIVFVSKIASKEMLEALGKNRVTIMVGVPRVYKLLADGIKAQIDSSFLPRQIYKSTKFLKSMKLRKTIFAKVHKKLGSNLKQLISGGAKLDVEVGELFERLGFYVTEGYGLTETSPIIAVATITERKLGTVGKLLPRTEVKIVEDEIWIKGPQVMKGYYNKPDKTKEIITEDGWLKTGDLGDLDSEGYLTVKGRKSSMIVLSNGKNIDPEAIETKIQAISKNLIKELGIVPKNEKLNAIVVPDLVEFKKQGKTNIQQYVKEIIEDYNLEAASYRKVLHFKLVEEELPKTRIGKLKRFMLPDILDDKVVKKEKVPEPDTNEYRVLRDYVKKIKGFEPGPDDNLELEIGLDSLDKVELLAYIENSFGLKLDEGKFSEISTLRKLSEYIKERATEFYEKEVDWSEIIEEVPVRKTKSGWIVKVFRLPILLILKAYFRLKRADKKKLTDEQVIFVSNHQSFIDALVVAGVFPARILKKTSFLAIDLYFKKGFMKYIAENANIVVIDINNNIKHTIEEITNALKQGKNILIFPEGARTKDGKVGQFKKVFAILAKELNISVQCIGIKGAFEAYSRYMKFPKPRKIEVKVLEKFSPEGTYEEIAAKAENIIREYVEN from the coding sequence ATGAGAGAAGATAACCATCTTGCATTTGTGGATTTTGACAATAAACCGCATACATATGCAGAATTAATGTCGAATATAAAAAGATTTTCAAGTATATATGATGAACTTAACGGAGAAAATATACTGATATTGATGGAAAACAGACCGGAATGGCTGTATGCCTTTTTTTCAATATGGAATAACAAGGGTGTGGGAGTAGCAATTGACGCTAACAGCAATCCTGATGAAATGGCTTATGTGATAAGTGATGCTGTACCGAAGATAATATTTTGTTCGGATGAAACTAAGGGAAATATGGAAAAGGCTCTTGAAAAAATAGATTTTCTGCCGGATAGTGTAAAAATAATAAATGTGGATAATATAAAAGCAGAAGAATTGAAGGAAAAACCGGGTGATTTCCGGGTTCCGAGCAAAGATGACACGGCAGCCATGCTTTATACCTCAGGAACTACAGGAAATCCAAAGGGTGTAATGCTTTCATTTGAAAATCTGCTGTCAAATATGGAAGGAATAATAGCAAGAGAGATTATAACAGATAGGGATCAGACACTGGCTCTGCTTCCGTTTCACCATGTGCTTCCTTTAATGGTTACTTTAGTAGTAATGCATTCAGGAGCATCAATAGTTTTTGTTTCAAAAATAGCCAGTAAAGAAATGCTTGAGGCTCTGGGAAAAAACAGAGTTACGATAATGGTAGGAGTACCCAGAGTATATAAGCTTCTTGCTGACGGAATAAAGGCACAGATAGACAGCAGTTTTCTTCCAAGACAGATATATAAATCAACAAAATTCCTAAAATCAATGAAGTTAAGAAAAACTATTTTTGCAAAGGTACATAAAAAACTGGGGAGTAATCTTAAACAGCTTATTTCCGGAGGGGCAAAGCTGGATGTGGAAGTAGGTGAATTATTTGAACGTCTGGGATTTTATGTAACAGAAGGATATGGGCTGACAGAGACGTCGCCTATTATTGCTGTCGCTACAATAACTGAGAGAAAGCTGGGTACAGTAGGAAAGCTTCTCCCGAGAACAGAAGTAAAAATAGTGGAAGACGAAATCTGGATAAAAGGGCCTCAGGTAATGAAAGGCTACTATAATAAGCCTGACAAAACAAAGGAAATCATAACGGAAGACGGCTGGCTGAAAACAGGAGACCTTGGAGATCTTGACAGTGAAGGTTATCTGACGGTAAAAGGCCGTAAATCAAGTATGATAGTATTATCAAACGGAAAAAATATAGATCCGGAAGCAATAGAAACTAAAATACAGGCTATAAGTAAAAATTTGATAAAAGAACTGGGAATTGTGCCAAAGAATGAAAAATTAAATGCAATAGTAGTGCCTGATCTTGTGGAATTCAAAAAGCAGGGAAAAACAAATATACAGCAGTATGTAAAGGAAATCATAGAGGATTATAACCTTGAGGCGGCAAGCTACAGAAAAGTTCTGCACTTTAAGCTGGTGGAGGAAGAGCTGCCTAAAACAAGGATCGGAAAGCTGAAAAGATTTATGCTGCCGGATATTCTTGATGATAAGGTAGTAAAAAAAGAAAAGGTTCCTGAACCGGATACCAATGAGTACAGGGTATTAAGGGACTATGTAAAAAAGATAAAAGGCTTTGAACCGGGACCGGATGATAATCTGGAACTGGAGATAGGGCTTGATTCACTAGATAAAGTAGAATTACTGGCATATATAGAGAATAGCTTCGGATTGAAGCTGGACGAAGGAAAATTTTCTGAAATTTCTACATTAAGAAAGCTTTCAGAATACATAAAAGAACGTGCAACGGAATTTTATGAAAAAGAAGTGGACTGGAGTGAAATAATAGAAGAAGTACCTGTAAGAAAAACAAAATCCGGATGGATAGTAAAGGTATTCAGGCTTCCCATTCTGCTTATATTAAAGGCATATTTCAGACTAAAAAGAGCGGACAAGAAAAAGCTTACAGACGAACAGGTGATTTTCGTTTCAAATCATCAAAGCTTTATAGATGCCCTTGTAGTGGCCGGGGTATTTCCGGCAAGAATATTGAAAAAAACCTCTTTTCTGGCAATTGATCTTTATTTCAAAAAAGGTTTTATGAAATATATAGCTGAAAATGCAAATATAGTAGTTATAGATATAAATAACAATATAAAGCATACAATAGAAGAAATAACAAATGCTTTAAAGCAGGGCAAAAATATTCTTATTTTTCCTGAAGGCGCAAGGACAAAAGACGGCAAAGTAGGCCAGTTCAAAAAAGTTTTTGCTATTCTGGCTAAAGAATTAAACATCAGTGTTCAATGTATAGGTATAAAAGGTGCATTTGAAGCATATTCAAGATATATGAAATTTCCAAAGCCAAGAAAAATAGAAGTTAAAGTGCTGGAAAAATTTTCTCCTGAAGGAACATATGAAGAAATAGCAGCTAAAGCAGAAAATATAATCAGGGAATATGTAGAGAATTAA
- a CDS encoding uracil-DNA glycosylase, whose amino-acid sequence MTDTWKKLLEEEKEKEYFKKLEEFLDKEYEENEIYPERKNLYNALDLTSYEGTNVIILGQDPYHGPHQAHGLSFSIESEKAKFPPSLRNMFKELKTDLDIERTERNLTDWAEQGVLLLNTVLTVQAGKAASHRKKGWETFTDTIIKKLNDKDEQVIFVLWGGDAKKKVPLITNPKHKIIEGVHPSPLSAHTGFFGSKPFSRINEYLEEAGKKPINW is encoded by the coding sequence ATGACAGATACATGGAAAAAATTACTGGAAGAAGAAAAAGAGAAAGAATATTTTAAAAAGCTGGAAGAATTTCTGGATAAAGAATATGAAGAGAATGAAATTTATCCTGAAAGAAAAAATTTATATAATGCATTAGATTTGACCAGTTATGAAGGTACAAATGTAATTATTCTGGGGCAGGATCCATATCACGGACCGCATCAGGCACACGGCTTAAGTTTTTCTATAGAGTCGGAAAAAGCAAAATTTCCCCCTTCACTTCGTAATATGTTCAAGGAGCTTAAAACAGATCTTGATATAGAAAGAACAGAACGTAATCTTACAGACTGGGCAGAGCAGGGAGTACTGCTTTTGAATACTGTATTAACAGTTCAGGCTGGAAAGGCTGCTTCGCACAGAAAAAAAGGCTGGGAAACTTTTACTGATACTATTATAAAAAAACTAAATGACAAGGATGAACAGGTGATATTCGTACTTTGGGGCGGGGATGCCAAAAAGAAAGTACCTTTAATTACTAATCCGAAGCATAAAATTATTGAGGGGGTCCATCCAAGTCCGCTGTCTGCACATACAGGATTTTTTGGCAGTAAGCCGTTCAGCAGAATTAATGAATACCTGGAAGAAGCCGGAAAAAAACCGATTAATTGGTAA
- a CDS encoding BtpA/SgcQ family protein, with protein sequence MSWLKDVIGTEKAIIAMCHLLPLPGDPYYDKEKGMAYVMEKAREDFLALQEGGVDAVMFSNEFSLPYLTEVKTETVAAMARIIGELKSEIKIPYGVNVLWDAKKSLDLAAATDAKFVREIFTGVYASDFGIWNTNIGETIRHQRRIGAENVKLLFNIVPEAARYLADRDIKDVARSTIFNNRPDALCVSGLTAGSETDSAVLKQVKDVAGETVIFANTGVRLNNVEEQLSIADGAVVGTTFKYDGKFENHVDKARVKEFMDKVKKFRSSKGL encoded by the coding sequence ATGAGTTGGTTAAAAGATGTGATTGGAACAGAAAAGGCGATAATAGCAATGTGTCATTTGCTGCCGTTGCCCGGAGACCCTTATTATGACAAGGAAAAAGGTATGGCTTATGTGATGGAAAAAGCAAGAGAGGATTTTCTGGCACTTCAGGAAGGCGGAGTGGATGCGGTTATGTTTTCAAATGAATTTTCGCTTCCTTATCTTACAGAAGTAAAAACTGAAACTGTAGCAGCTATGGCAAGAATAATAGGAGAATTAAAATCTGAAATAAAAATTCCTTACGGGGTAAATGTGTTATGGGATGCAAAAAAATCACTCGATCTTGCAGCAGCAACAGATGCAAAATTCGTAAGAGAAATATTTACAGGAGTTTATGCCAGTGACTTTGGTATCTGGAATACTAATATAGGTGAAACTATAAGACATCAGAGAAGAATCGGTGCGGAAAATGTAAAGCTGCTCTTTAATATTGTACCGGAAGCAGCAAGATATCTGGCAGACAGAGATATAAAGGATGTAGCAAGATCAACTATATTTAATAACAGACCAGATGCACTGTGCGTATCCGGACTTACAGCAGGAAGCGAGACAGATTCTGCAGTATTAAAGCAGGTAAAGGATGTGGCAGGAGAAACAGTAATTTTTGCCAATACAGGGGTAAGACTGAATAATGTGGAGGAACAGCTGTCTATTGCAGACGGGGCAGTAGTGGGAACTACGTTTAAATATGACGGAAAGTTTGAAAATCATGTAGATAAGGCAAGAGTAAAAGAATTTATGGATAAGGTAAAGAAATTCAGAAGTTCAAAAGGTTTGTGA
- a CDS encoding DUF4280 domain-containing protein, which translates to MRKYRKGRSLISRENKEYLILGSELICDKGEFESKFEVSPKNIKLQGYYVASQADNVAGKHIKSFGSCSVTGKCKMESDLYGQFLIWFETYSKVILAGSEALLEDSYCFCPYGGRITISDSRQIDYASAMTELFGDFADTVEQMKDSMENLSDMAVKSLIGMFAGAMTEYFTNEENRLRSTVRDMERNNKGNSYMYMQTGYDPREELAQLQRSKQIYEADNWQDIKNVNLRDIYAKMQENPNKVDLEPRRISGLMALTNPLFAAGYYIETKVRDIRSVLPDMTIGDFFSRGTSKEGITELWEKGMDCQNKKMLPGVLGYHPLQAAYAGGYTNYDPMESAQIVNSLSDDGKAAYMLRKTANDGMSAYNEVYGYYQMVKALDMSTKGKVKTGSKSKDEKILNNSSLKSSKIRGTEVVSDELLEKVKLRRDVVIAKEGTDDYVYLTELMNAEGVAGGEGNTNILLREKAAKLTVVEEFLHGTQVRVAQGNNIPLKASVGYGNNYVNQMEWQVRDFMYRHKKMFGWSQNELRILKEELDYWYKLKNGM; encoded by the coding sequence ATGAGAAAATATAGAAAGGGGCGTAGTTTAATTAGTAGAGAAAATAAAGAATACTTAATTCTTGGAAGTGAACTTATCTGTGATAAAGGAGAATTTGAAAGTAAATTTGAGGTATCACCAAAGAATATTAAGTTACAGGGATATTATGTAGCAAGTCAAGCAGACAATGTTGCAGGAAAGCATATTAAATCATTTGGCAGCTGCAGTGTTACGGGAAAGTGTAAAATGGAATCAGATTTATATGGTCAGTTTTTGATCTGGTTTGAGACTTATTCAAAAGTAATACTTGCAGGAAGTGAGGCATTATTGGAAGATAGTTATTGTTTTTGCCCGTATGGCGGCAGGATAACAATTTCCGATAGTAGACAGATTGATTATGCTTCAGCAATGACAGAATTATTTGGAGATTTTGCAGACACAGTAGAACAGATGAAAGACAGTATGGAAAATTTATCTGATATGGCTGTAAAGTCTTTAATAGGAATGTTTGCCGGAGCAATGACTGAATATTTTACAAATGAAGAGAATAGGCTGAGAAGTACTGTAAGAGACATGGAAAGAAATAATAAAGGAAACTCTTATATGTACATGCAGACAGGTTATGATCCAAGAGAGGAACTGGCTCAATTACAGAGAAGCAAGCAAATATATGAAGCTGATAACTGGCAGGATATAAAAAACGTGAATTTAAGAGATATTTATGCTAAAATGCAGGAAAACCCTAATAAGGTAGATTTAGAACCGCGAAGGATATCAGGATTAATGGCTTTAACAAATCCTTTATTTGCAGCAGGTTATTATATAGAAACTAAAGTAAGAGATATCCGTTCAGTGTTACCAGATATGACAATAGGAGATTTCTTTAGCAGGGGAACAAGTAAAGAAGGAATAACAGAACTTTGGGAAAAAGGAATGGATTGTCAGAACAAAAAAATGCTTCCTGGTGTATTGGGATACCATCCATTACAGGCAGCATATGCAGGAGGGTATACAAATTATGATCCAATGGAATCGGCTCAGATAGTAAATTCATTAAGTGATGATGGAAAAGCGGCATATATGTTAAGGAAAACGGCTAATGATGGGATGTCAGCATATAATGAGGTATATGGATATTATCAAATGGTAAAAGCTTTAGATATGTCGACAAAGGGTAAGGTTAAGACTGGTAGTAAATCTAAGGATGAAAAAATACTTAATAATAGTTCTTTGAAATCTTCTAAAATTAGAGGAACAGAAGTTGTTTCTGATGAATTATTAGAAAAAGTTAAATTAAGAAGGGATGTTGTTATTGCAAAAGAAGGTACTGATGATTATGTTTATTTAACAGAATTAATGAATGCCGAAGGTGTTGCGGGAGGGGAAGGAAATACAAATATTCTTTTAAGAGAGAAAGCAGCTAAACTAACTGTAGTTGAAGAATTTTTACATGGAACTCAAGTTAGGGTAGCACAAGGAAATAATATTCCGTTAAAAGCTTCTGTTGGTTACGGTAATAATTATGTTAATCAAATGGAATGGCAAGTGAGAGATTTCATGTATAGACATAAAAAAATGTTTGGTTGGAGTCAAAATGAGTTGAGGATTTTAAAAGAAGAATTAGATTATTGGTATAAGTTAAAGAATGGGATGTGA
- a CDS encoding transcriptional regulator YeiL — MRENKNKSDINAEIQRSGFMNFFSFPADSFVKLVTFSPNEYIIEESLLPSHLFFLTSGRAKLYTTLANGKIALIDFFRAPCFVGEMELVGHTQDICSVQAIEPCVCLALPILQCREMLLTDPVFLRKICLYLGGKNARNIRSLTKNQAYTLENRLAGFILLSTATDIYKEKHSHAADYLGVSYRHLLYVMAQFIEKGFLKKENRIYRIADKQALLELAHVVDPDLFF; from the coding sequence ATGAGGGAAAATAAAAATAAATCAGATATAAATGCTGAAATTCAAAGATCAGGCTTTATGAATTTTTTTTCATTTCCAGCTGATTCTTTTGTAAAATTAGTAACTTTTTCGCCTAATGAATATATTATTGAGGAAAGCCTTCTGCCTTCCCATCTTTTCTTTTTAACTTCTGGGCGTGCAAAGCTTTATACTACTCTTGCCAATGGTAAAATTGCTCTGATTGACTTTTTTAGAGCACCTTGTTTTGTCGGGGAAATGGAGCTTGTTGGTCATACACAGGATATCTGCTCCGTACAGGCAATCGAACCGTGTGTATGCCTTGCACTGCCTATTTTACAATGCAGGGAAATGCTGCTGACTGATCCTGTTTTTCTTCGAAAAATCTGTCTGTATCTGGGCGGTAAAAATGCCAGAAATATCCGCTCATTAACAAAAAATCAGGCATATACTCTGGAAAACCGTCTTGCAGGCTTTATTTTACTGTCCACTGCCACTGACATTTATAAAGAAAAACACAGCCATGCTGCTGATTATCTTGGTGTCTCTTATCGTCATCTGCTGTACGTGATGGCCCAGTTTATTGAAAAAGGATTTCTGAAAAAGGAAAATCGTATTTATAGAATTGCTGATAAACAGGCACTGCTGGAATTAGCACATGTGGTTGATCCTGATTTGTTTTTCTGA